In Edaphobacter aggregans, the sequence CAACTAAAACGATATAGGTAAGGCTTTTTAGATTAAATATGGTGCTGAAACGTTTGTCTACTGGGTTTCCGAGCACCACACTTTTTCGGCAGCCCGTTTTCGTCTCGGCGTGGGAATCGGTTTATTTTGCGAAGAGCTGGCTGATGTCCGCGAAGGCTTTGAATTCAAGGGCGTTTCCGGCCGGGTCGAGGAAGAACATGGTGGCCTGTTCGCCGACTTCGCCTTTGAAGCGGATGTAGGGCTCGATGATGAAGGTGATTCCTGCGTTGCGCAGGCGATCGGCAAGGGCCTCCCATGTCGCCATGGGGAGAACGACTCCGAAGTGGGGGACAGGGACATCGTGGCCGTCGACAGGGTTGTGGTGGGCGTCGGTTTTTGCGGAGAGCTTCAGGTGGGCGACGATCTGGTGACCGAAGAGGTCGAAGTCAATCCACTGGGCGGAGCTGCGGCCTTCGGGACAGCCTAGAGTCGTTCCGTAGAAGGCTCGGGCGGCATCGAGGTCGTCGACGGGGAAGGCGATGTGAAAGGGGGTGAAAGGCATTGCTTCAATCATACGATCATGGCCCGGGGCGCGTCGTTGTGACTTAGGTGTTGGCGGGAAGACGGACGACGAACTCGGTGTCACCGGGCATGGAGGTGAAGTGGATGGTGCCGCCGTACTGCTCGACGATGCGATGCACGATGCCGAGGCCGAGGCCGGTGCCTACGCCGACGGGTTTGGTGGTGTAGAAAGTGTCGAAGATCTGAGTTTGGCTTTCCAATGGGATGCCGCTGCCGTTGTCGCTGATGCGGATGCAGAGGTAGGTTTGATCTTTACCGGCAGAGAGCGTTTTCTCGGCCCACGTGCGAATGCTGATTCGTCCGCGCTGCGGGATAGCGTCTATTGCGTTGTCGAGGAGATTGGTCCAGATCTGATTTAGGCCGGAGCATTCGGAGTGGAGGAGGGGAAGGTCGGGGGTGAGGTCTTTTTCTAGGGTGACTTCTTTTTCGCGGAGTTTGTGGCCGAGGATAACGAGCGTGGCGTGGATGCTGTTGTTGATGTCGACACTTTGAAGCTTGCCCTTGCCCTCGTAGGCGTAGGATTTGACTGCCATTACGAGGTCGGAGACTCGACCGATGCTCTCTTCGATGGTGCCGACGAGTTGCATGCTGGATACGAGGGCATCGAGCCAGCTTAGAGCGTCGGAGAAGGTTTCGCCGGGGAATTGGGTGCGGGCGCACTCGAGTTGCGTGGAGTTGAGGCCGGCAGAGACTAGTGTGGGGGCCATCTTCCAGGCGTTGGGGAGATTGGCGGCTTCCATCCATTCGGCGAGGGCTTCTTCGGCGTCGCTCTGTTCGAGTGAGTTCATGACGGCTTGCGGCTTCGAGGAGAGCGCTCGCTCCTGCAGGTCGAACATGCACTCTTTCTGCTCGGCGGTCATGGCGGTTTTGCTGAATTTGGCGGAGAGCTCGTGCATGCGCATGAGATTTTCGCGGAGCTGGGAGGCGGCCCGACGAGCGGCGGCGCCGGGGTTGTTGAGTTCGTGCATCAAGCCCGCAGCGAGGGTGCCGAGGGAGGCCATTTTTTCCTGCTGGACGGTCGCGCCCTGAAGTTTGAGGAAGCGATTGGCCATGTTGCCGAGGATGGCTTTGCGGACGTCGGGGCAACTGGTCATAAGGTGCCAGAACTGCTCTTCGCCGAATTGCAGCAGGTGGCTTGGCGCGACTGCCTGCAGATTGGCGATGTTGGGGATGTTGGCGAGCAGAGGAACTTCGCCGAAGGCGCTGCCGGCTGGGATGTTGGCCAACGTGGCTTCGTTGCCGTCGGCGAGTTTCTGGACGAGACGGAGCTCGCCTTCGAGGAGGATCCAGAAGAAGTGAGCGGCCTCTCCCTGGCGCGCGATGATGTCGCCGGGGTGGATGTGGATCTCCTGGACTTCATCCAGACAGAGAAGCTCATCCTCTTTGAGCGAGGACAGGATGGGGACCGTGCGAAGCTTCTCGATCATGGCCTCGCTCATCTTCTCGGTGCGTTCATTCTGGACTGCCTGGGATTGGTCGCTCATCGCTGTTGTCGGGGTATGCCCTTTCAGAGTGTTGCAAGATATTGGTGCACGAATTGGATTGCGATGGAGCCCTCGCCTACCGCGGAGGCGCATCGTTTGACGGAGTTATAGCGGACGTCGCCGGCCACAAAGATACCGGGGACGCTGGTTTCGAGGAGATAGGGGTCGCGGTCGAGCTTCCATGCCCCGGGGGCCTTGGCTTTGAGATCGGGGCCGGCGAGCACGAAGCCCTTGCTGTCGCAGACGAGTTCCTTGGGGAGCCAGTCGGTCTTGGGTGCGGCACCGATGAAGATGAACAGGGAGGAGGTTGAACGCTCCTCCTGGCCGGTCGGGGTCTTCAGCGTCAACGTCTCAAGGTGGCTGTTGCCGTTCATCGCAGTGACCTCAGTGCAGGTCTCGACGACGATATTGGGGGTGGCGCCGATCTGGTCGATCAGGTACTTCGACATGCTCTTTTCGAGGGAGTCGCCGCGTATGAGCATATGGACCTTGGCTGCATAGCGAGCGAAGTGCATGGCTGCCTGCCCTGCGGAGTTGGCGCCTCCGACGATGTAGACGGTTTCGTTGGCGCAGGCCATGGCTTCGGTGAGTGCCGCGCCGTAGTAGACGCCGGCTCCGCTGAACTTGTCGGCTCCGGGAACGTCGAGCATGCAGTAGGCGACGCCAGTAGCGAGAAGGCACACGTGACAGGTAATCTCGCTGCCGTCCTTCATCTGGACGATCTGGTACTGGTTCTCAGAGCGGATGCAGGTTACGCGCTGAAGGAGGAACTCTGCACCGAGGCGGCTTGCCTGGAGGAAGGCGCGCTTGGCGAGCTCGTCGCCGCTGAGGCCGGAGGGGAAGCCGAGATAATTTTCGATCTTGGAGCTGGAGCCTGCCTGGCCTCCGGGAGCGTTGGGTTCGACGATGAGGGTGCGAAGGCCTTCCGAGGCTCCGTAGACGCCTGCAGCCAGACCTGCAGGACCGGCTCCGATCACAACGACGTCGTAGAACTTCTGCTGAGCCTGGGTGGGTATACCTACCTTATTCGCCAGCTCGGTGATGCTCGGCTGCACGAGAGCGGTGCCGTCACCGAAGAGGACGACCGGGAGTTTGGCGTCATCGATGCCCTTTTCTTTCAAAAGCGCGAGTGCGTCGGGATTCTGCTCCGGGTTCAGAGACTGGTAGGGAATGCGGTTTCGCGAGAGGAAGTCGCGGATTTCGTGGTCCATCGGGGACCAGCGGACGCCGATGACGCGGATGCCTTCGAAGGGGGGCTTGTAACCCTGCTTCCAAGCTTCGAGGAGGTCATCGAGGACGGGGTAGAGCTTTTCTTCGGGCGGGTCCCAGGGCTTGTTGAGGTAGTAGTGAATTTTGGCGGAGTTGATGGCGCGGATGGCCGCTTCGGTGTCGGCGTAAGCGGTCAGAAGGACTCGCTTGGCGTCGGGATAGATCGTCAGGGCATGCTGGAGAAAATCGACGCCGGTCATGCCGGGCATGCGCTGGTCCGATAGGAAGAGGGCAACGATGTCGTTGCGTTCCTTGAGTTGGCGGCAGATATCCAAAGCGGCGGCCCCGGAGGCGGCACGGACGATTCGGTAGTCCTGACCGTAGTTACGGCGCAGGTCCTGGACTACGGCTTCCAGTACGCTGATGTCGTCGTCGATTGCTAGGAGAATTGGCTTCGGCATACCCTAGTTATACTTCGGCTTGCAACTTTGAGACAGAACACACCGCATATGATTGGATTGTGCATGACGGTTTGAGGGTTCAGAAAACATATCGTGTTGATTACTAAGGCTCTGGCGGCCAATGCCAAGGTTGTCCGAATTGCAGACATTGTTGTTGAGGCGCCGCTATCCGCCGATGAGGGGATTGGCGGGGCAAACGATCCCGCGGCAGGAGATAAGATAGCTATGAATCGACTCATTCTCGCGGATAACCAGGCGATCTTCCGGGCTGGTGCGGCACGTGTTCTGGCATTGGAGGACGATATGCGTATCGTCGCTCAGTGCGAAGATTTGACGAAGCTTTCATCCTCTGTCGAGGGATTTCGAGGCGCGATTGTTCTGGTTGCCTCCAGTTTGCGTCCCGATTTGTCGAGGCTGGTAGCGCAGGCGCGTGGGCTTGGGAGCAAGGTCATTCTGATTACTGAGAACACCGAGCACGTTCCGGACGAGATTGGGACGCAGCTTGATGGCGTGGTTTGCAGGAGTGTCGCCGGGACGGATCTTGTGGATTCGGTACGTCGTGTCGCGCGTGGGCAGCGGTTTGTGCAGCGCGTGAATGTGACGACTATGCAGGCTACCGATAGCGTAGGAACGCGGGTACGTGACAGGCTGACGCCTAAGGAGATGCAGATTGTCGCGTTGATCGCTCAGGGGTGCAAGAACAAGGAGATCGCGCTGCAGCTCGGCACCAAGGAGCAGGTCATCAAGAATTATCTGCGGGGAATTTACGACAAGACAGGTGTCTCAGACCGGCTGGAACTGGCGCTGTTTACGATTCACCACCGTGTGCTGGCAGAGGCCGCGGCGAAGGCAGGGAATTTGATTCAGATGAAGACGGCATAGGGCGCTGGAACTATGAGATTGAGCTGGGCATCGTTTGCGAGAACGATGCCCAGCTCATTTCCTTACATGCCCATGAGGTCCGATTGTTTTTCTTGCGCCGGGCTGGCCATGCCGACTTTTTCTGCGATGCTCTTGGCTTGCGTGAAGAGGAGCAGGTAGTCGGGGCCGCCGGCCTTGGAGTCGGTACCGCTCATGTTGAAGCCTCCGAAGGGATGCGCGCCGACCATGGCTCCCGTGCACTTGCGGTTGAGGTAGAGGTTGCCGACGTGGAACTCCTCACGGGCGCGGTCGAGCTTCTCGCGAGAGCTGGAGTAGATGGCTCCGGTGAGGCCGTACTCGGTGTTGTTGGCGATGGCGAGCGCTTCGTCGAAGCTGGTGGACTTGATGACTGCGAGGACGGGGCCGAAGATCTCCTCCTGCGCGATGCGGGCGGTGGGGGCGACGTCGGCGATGACGGTTGGGGCGATGTAGTAGCCGCCATCAGGGGTCTCGATGGCATGGCCACCGTTGAGAAGACGGCCTTCGCTCTTGCCGATCTCGATGTAGCCCAGGACTTTTTTGTAGGAACGCTCGCTGATGACGGGGCCGGTGTAGACGTTCTCCGCAGGATCTCCGGTTTTGATGGTGGCTACGCGCGCCTGCAGACGGTCGCAGAAGATGTCGTAGATGGCCGCATCCACGATGGCGCGGGAGCAGGCGGAGCACTTCTGTCCATTGAAGCCGAATGCGCTGGCGACGACGCCTTCGATGGCTGCGTCCACGTCGCAGTCGCCGTCGACGATGATGGAGTCCTTGCCGCCCATCTCGAGGATGGTGCGCTTGATGAAAACCTGTCCGGGCTGCGTCTTTGCGGCGCGCTCGTGGATTTCGAGGCCGACGGCTTTGGAACCGGTGAAGGCGATGAAGCGGGTTTGCGGATGGGCTACGACTTCGCTGCCGAAGCCGGGACCTTCGCCGACGCAGAGGTTCACGACGCCATCGGGCAGACCGACTTCTTCGAGGAGGCTCATGAAGCGGGCAGCGATGGTGGGAGCATCGACGGAAGGCTTGAGGATGACGGTGTTGCCACAGACAATCGACGCGGCGGTCATGCCGGCCATGATTGCGAAGGGGAAGTTCCAGGGCGGAATGACTGCGCCGATGCCGAGGGGAATGTAGCGGAGCTGGTTGCGCTCGCCGGGGAATTGGATGGGCGTGGTGGCTTGGTCGAGGCGCAGGGCTTCGCGGCCGTAGAACTCGAGGAAGTCGATGGTCTCGCCTACGTCGGCGTCGGCCTCGGCCCAATTTTTGCCGACCTCAAGGGTGAGCCACGCGCAGAACTCGAACTTGCGTTCGCGGATCAGGTCGGCGGCGCGGAAGAGAAGGGCTGCTCGCTCGGCGAGGGGGGTGCGGCTCCAAGTGGCGAATGCAGCTTGGGCGGCTTGGATGGCTTCTTCGGCGTGCTCCGCCTCGGCGCGCTGGTGGATGCCGATCACCTGAGAGGGGCGGGCGGGATTTGTGGAGACGATTTTCTCTTTGGTCTTGAGGCGGCGGCCGCCGATGATCAGGTCGTACTCGTGGTTGAGGTGGCTCTCCACATCCAACAGAGCGGCCTGCATGGCCCGCTTGTTTTCGGGATCTGCGAAGTCGATGAAGGGCTCGTTGGTGAAGGGCGTCTGCGCGGTGCGCACGGGGATGGACGGAGTCAGTTCAAGAGTAGCCATAGCGTGTCGATTCTAGCGCGAGGCATGGGCTCTCGTCGCTTGGGTTTAGATGCAGTGAGCATGGTCCGGCGATTCGCGTCGGTACAACTAGCTTTGCGTGAGTTGCTCGGTAGCTTTCGACATCTTTGCTGTTCGCTCGAGCTTGTCCCAGTTGAATGGTTTACCGTCGATGGCGCGTTTCACGGTCTTGAACAGCACGACAGAGAAAACTTGCCGGTAGGTAAACCGCTGAATCCAGATGTGAACGAGCAGCCATGCGTCGCCCTTGCTGGCTGGGTGCTTTCGTTCTAGCGCGAAGGCCAGCGCGGATGCGGCGAAGTCGATCAGCAAGAAGGCCAGGAAGAAGGTTAACAACTTGTGGAAACTCTCGACGGAAGCGGCCTCGGGATGGAAGTGCTTGTCGATGAAGTAGTGCGCCACGCCGGCGACAAACATCAGATCGATGAGCGGCGAGACCAGCGGCAGAAGAATCTGGAAGATAAGGATGTTCGGCAGGGCAAAGAAGCCCATGGCGCGGTGCTTGCTGAAGGCTCCACGGTGCTTGAAGATCGCTTGCAAGATGCCGAAGGACCAGCGGAAGCGCTGCCGCATCAGGCCGTCTGCGTTGACGGGCGCCTCAGTAAATGCGAGGGCTTGGTCCTCGTAGATGACGGAGTAGCCCTGCTCCAGAAGGTTCATGGTCAAGTCGGCGTCCTCGGCGACGGTGTCGGGGTGGTAGCCTGCACCGACTTTAACGGCTGAGGTACGCCACGCACCGATTGCGCCGGGTACTACGGTTACGACGTCGAACAGGTCGAGCGCACGGCGTTCGAAGTTCTGGCTCGTGATGTATTCGAGTGCTTGCCAGCGTGTCCAGAGATTGACTCGGTTGCCTACCTTGGCGTTGCCAGCGACTGCGCCGATCTTCGGGTTGGCGAAGTGAGGCACAAGGCGTGCGATCGCATCGTGGGCAATGACGGTATCGGCATCGATGCCTACGTAGATCTCTTCGTCGAAGCGCTCGAGTGCGTAGTTCAGGGCCTCGGCTTTGCCGGCATTCGGCTTGGTCAGCACGGTCAGGCGGCCGGAGGCGATATCGGTTGGATAGGCATCGCGAGCGATTTCGTAAGTGTTGTCTTTGGAGCCGTCGTCGATAACGATGATGCGGATGTTCTTGTAGGTGGACATCATCACGGACCGGATGGTGCGGACGATGACCTTTTCTTCGTTGTAGGCAGGGATAAGGACGGCGACCCTGGGGGCGTACTCGGGCGTGGCGTAGTTCTTTCTCTTACGCACGCGATCGATGACGGCGCAGACGCCGATGATGATCAATCGGGCGCTCATCAGGATGTCGCCGACGAAGAAGACTCCGACGACGAAGTTATTGAAGAAGCCGAAGAGGAAGAAGGCGATGGAATCTGCCCGGGCCTGCCAGCGTTGCTGTGGTGTGAGCGGCGGCATGACTTCGGCGCGGGTCTTGCCCATCAACTGGGATACGGGGACGATTTCGTAGCCATGCGCGCGCAAAGCCCTAATCAGTTCGGGGAGAGCGGCAATTGTGGCAGAGCGGTCGCCGCCGCCGTCGTGCAACAGGATGATGGAGCCGCGGGTCCAGGGACGCTTGTCCATGTCGGCGATCTGCGCGAAGACGCTGTCGGTGATCTCTTTAGGCGACTTCCGTGGATTTTCATCCCAGTCGTTGGTGTCGATCTTGTTGCCGATGGTGATGTAGCCGAGGCCCTGGATGCGATCGACGGGAGCTGCCTGATCGTTTGTATCGGGCTCTTGATCGATTGAATAGGGCGGCCGGAAGTAGAGCGGCTGCACGCCTAATTTCGAAGCGAAAAGGCGCTCTGTGAGATTCAGCTGCAGGTCTGCCTGAGCGTTAGAGATGTCGCTGATGTCCGGATGGGTGAAGGTGTGGTTCCCGATCTCATGGCCTTCACGATAGACCCGTTGCATAACGCCGACATACTTCTCGGCTTCTTCGCCGATCATGAAGAAGGTGCCCTTGACGTTGTACTTCTTCAGGATGTCGAGGATGCGCGGTGTCCAGTCCGGATCGGGACCGTCGTCGAAGCTCAGCGCGACCTGCTTCGGGTGGTAGCCGTACTGCGTGACGGTGTACGAGAGTGGGTAGGAGTCCATCCACTCTTCCGTGATAGTGCGGTACTCTGCGGGCGCCGCGCCGTCGTCATCCATGGTTACGGTGCGCTGGCCGGCCTGAGGTTTACGCGTGATCCGGAGGATGTCACCCTCGCCCTCCGTATCGACGTCGTATCCCGGCTCTACTGTAGCGAGTGCTTTCACAGGGTCTGAATGAAGAGGCGAGTCCCAGATGTTCCAGAGGGAGTTGTCTTCCGATCCCAGGCGCCAGAGAGCGTAGGTTTGGATGCCAAGAGCGCGTGCCGCTCTCATTTGATTGAGTACGGTTACTGCGTCAAGGAACCACACCTGGTGACGCACGTGGGCATCTTCATCGTCGTACGCGAAGTGGGCATTGAGGGAGTCGTCGTCAAGGTCAACCTTTGAGTCGGAGTCATACGCAGCCTGCCAGGCCTCCTGGGTCGACATGTTCTGCGTGTTGAGCACCTTTTCAGGAGGAGACTTGTGCCCCTTCTTCACAGAGGGTGGGATCGCAAGTGTCCAGTCGTAACCGTAGCTGCCGATGGAGCAGATGATCTTCTCTTTCGGGACCGTCTTCAGAACGTTCTTTAGATTGTCGATGAACCAGGCTTGTGAGGCGATGGGGCCGGGGCCGCTATCGGTCTGGTGCTCGTCGTAGTTCATCAGCAGCAGGCCGTCGGAGTGGGCTGCCATATACGCAAGGTCCCAGTCGTCATCGCCTACGGGCGTGTTGATGTAGAGGCGCAGATTGCGGGGGTGAAAGTCGTTATAGAGCGCTGCGATCAGGGCTTTGTAGCCGGGCTGGGCAGCGGTTGGAATCTCCTCGAAGTCGAGAGACAGGCCGCGATAGGTTGGGTTTGCGGCGAGGAATGTGTCGATCTGCTTTACGAAGTTCGCTCGTGCGGAGTCGCTTTTGAGGAAGTCTCCGACCGAGGGCATGAAGACACTTTTGACCGGATCGTAATTGTTGACGAGGGGGAAGACTTCGGTGTTGCTCTGGTTGAGGGCGATGGTGCGCGCAACCTTGTTTTCGATGTCGACGGGATGGGAGCCGGAGGAGTCGACGACTGGGTAGGATCGGTTGTCGATGGTGTAGGAGGTCAGGGAGCCGTCGGGTGTGACGACGTGCAGCCACTCAGGGAAGAGGAGGTCGATCTGCTTGATGTGCTGCTTGAGTGAGGAGTAACTGGCGGCATCCCACTCGACGTAGTAGGCGGCGCGGAGGCCTTCACCGGAGTTCAGGGGGACGTCGGAGGGCTTGAGGTCGGTCTTGCGGTGGGCCGAACGGTGAAGCTTCTGACCGGCTTTGAGCAGCACCGGAGTGGTCAGCGTGCGATAGTTCCTCTTCTGCTTGTCGAGCGTCAACTCTGGCAGCGGCTTCATGCGCATCAAGCCAACGATGAAGATGGTTCCTAGAATAAGGCCGAGGAGCACGAGAACGTTCTGCATCAGACGCAGCCGTTTCCAGCGCTTGCGTTGGGGATCGAAGAAGACTTGTTTGGTCATTAGGGAAGGAGCCAGTCGCCGCGCGCAGACACTACTTTAAGTATAATATCGGCCCTCCCCATGGTCAAAGCAGTGGAGGGCATCCATTCTGTTGGACGTGGCGATTCGTTGATTGGCACAGTAATCATCCGCAGTATGATGATCCACATACATGTCCCGAAGACGACTGCAGATGGGAGTGTCCGTGACGGCGGCACTGGCGCTTGGGTTTGGCCTGCGTCTGTGGTTCATTGTGCACACGGCGCGAATTGCTGGAGATTCATTGATTTACGGTGATATTGCGAAGACGTGGATGCAGACGGGGGTGTATGGGTTCGGGGAGGCAGGTGGGGGGGCTTTACCTACACTGATCCGGCTGCCGGGGTATCCGATGTTCCTGGTGGTTTGCTTCCGGCTGTTCGGGGTGGAGCACTATACCGCGGTGATGTATGCCCAGGGCGTCGCGGACCTGGTGACTTGCCTGCTTGTGGGGGCGTTGGCTGGGAGGCTATTTGGCCGTCGGGCGGGGTTGGCGGCGCTCTGGCTGGCGGTGTTGTGTCCGTTTACGGCTAGCTATGTGGCTTATCCGCTGGCTGAGACGCTGACCCTGACCTGCGTGGCGCTGGCGTTCTATGGGCTGGAACGGTGGCGTGCGGCGGGGCTGGGCTTCAACCGGTGGCTTTGGGTGGTGGTGGCGGCGTTGGCTTACTCGGTGCTGCTAAGGCCGGAGCAGGGACTGCTTGCTGCGGCGGTTGTTCCGGCGATGCTTTGGCTGGTACTGCGGTCGCCTGCTCGGCGCGAGGGGGTGACTCGGGCGGCTGCTCCGGTGCTCGTGGCTGCGGCTTGTGTGGTGCTTCCGTTGCTGCCGTGGGCGGTGCGGAACTGGCGGGCGTTTCATGTGGTGCAGCCGTTGGCTCCGCGGTATGCGACTGATCCGGGCGAGCTGGTTCCACTGGGCTTTCAGCACTGGTTCAAGACGTGGGGGATCGAGTTTGCCTCGACCGAGGATGTGTACTGGAATTACGACGGTGCTGCGGTCGATCTGAACGACATTCCGACGAGGGCGTTTGATACCGACAATCAGTATGCGCGAACGGCGGCGCTGATTGAGGAGTACGACCGGACGGCCAGGGCAAACCAGGCTTTCGATGATCGGTTTGAGGAACTGGCGCAGGAGCGGGTTAAAAATGATCCGTTGCGTTACTACGTTGCGCTGCCGGTGGCCCGGGTGATGGATATGATCCTTCGACCGCGGGTGGAGATGTTCGAGATTGAGCTGGAGTGGTGGCGGTGGCGGGATCATCCGAAACAGACGATCTTTGCGGGTACTTATGCTGTGCTCAACCTTGGTTATTTTGTGTTGGCCGGCGTTGGGCTTTGGCGGTGGCGTCGGCGAGGGTGGGACGGGAATAAAGGGCTGGCGTTCTCGATGATCGGTTTTATTGTGCTGCGGACTTTGTTGCTGCTGACGCTCGATAACTCGGAGCCCCGGTATACGTTGGAGTTTTTTCCGGTGCTGATGGTCTGGGCTGGGGCTGTGTTTTCGGACTTCGGTTGAGTACTCACCCTCCTGTACTCTCGGTACTAAAGTATTCTATCTATTTGGGATAGGTCTGGACTTCGGTATGCCTTTCTTGGGATAAAGAAAAGCCCCAGTAGTTGGCCGGGCTTTCGCTTTTCTCGATGCTTAATCAAGGGTATCAGTTTGGAGGGAATAGATCGGCATAGATAAACTTCCCATTATCAATTGGATAGACAAGTTTTGAGCTTGACAGGGTTTTCCCTGCGCTTGAGGGGTAAAAAGGCATGGGAGGGGCCAAGGCTGAAGCCTTGGCTTACCTAGAAGCCTTGAGATTCCACCGCCCCCACCAAAATTGATTAGTGGCGGTCGATGGTTGGGTTTTTGCCGGGTTTGATGGCGTAGGGAGCGGTGTTGACTGGCTGGTTGTAGCGGATATGGGTGTAGGTGCTGGTGCGCACGTCTTCGGATGGGGTGAAGAGTTGTTGTTTGAGAGAGATGCCACGGCTGGTGTCGACCCAGATGATGATATGGGTGAACATGTTGCGGATGCTTTGGTTTTTGGAGACGAGGTCGAGTTTGGCGGTGGTAACCGTTTTTTCGCCGTCGTTGATGGGCTCGGTGCCTAGGTCGGAGATGGTCCAGGCTTTGGCGAGGTCGGTGCCGCTGCCTCCGAAGCCGAGGGTGAGGAGGCTTTCAGCCTGAGCCTGGTTATCTTTGGTCGAGATGAGGGTGAGGTGGTTGGTGCCGGGATCGTAGATTCGGAGGAGGCCGTCGCGGTACTCGAGGAAGCGGGCTGACGGGGGGACGAGTTTGGCTCCCATGATGGTCTGACCGCCTTCCCGTTTGAAGAAGATGCTGCCGGTCTGAGTGGTGGTCTCCTTGACGACGCGCTCGTAGAAGTCCCAGCGAAGGTCGGCTTCGGCTGAGCGGAATTTGGCCGCGCTCTCGTCGAGTTGGTGGAGGACCATGTCGAGGTTTCCGGGCTTGGGTTGGGCGGCGGCGGGCGAGATGATGACGGCGGAGAGGAGGAGGGAGGCGGCGATGCAGCGGATGGTCGTCATTGAGGAGAGCACTCCATGGGTTTTGGCAGGACTTCAATGGTGCAATAGTGGGCCTGTAGCAGCAGATCCCCTTTGGGGATGACAACAAGAAAAGCAACGGCAACTGCAAAGGCAAAGCTAACAGCAGATCCTCCGCTTCGCGAAGGATGACAACAAGGTGAAGCTAACGTAGGACCCAGGCGTTGTAGGCGATGATGTGCCCCTGGGCGTCGCGGACGGGTTCGTAGCGCTCGAGGGAGACTTCGCCAGAGATGGGCTCGATGACACGGAGGATGGCAGCTTTGCGCTCGGCGTCGGTCGAGGCTCCGCCCATGTCATCGGCGCGGATCTGGTACATGAAGCGGGCGCTCTCGCCTTCGGTCCCGGCTTCCTTGACGAGGACTTCGCTCGAACGGAGCGCTACGGTCTCGACGGGGCGGTCCTTGAAGTCGATTACGCGCGGGGCGAGGAACATGAAGACGAGGATGAGCGTCACCATGATGTCGTAATGGAAGCTGCCGCGTTCGTAGGTCCAGAAGAAGTAGCTTTTGAGAAGTTTGCCCATCAGTTTTTG encodes:
- a CDS encoding VOC family protein; translated protein: MPFTPFHIAFPVDDLDAARAFYGTTLGCPEGRSSAQWIDFDLFGHQIVAHLKLSAKTDAHHNPVDGHDVPVPHFGVVLPMATWEALADRLRNAGITFIIEPYIRFKGEVGEQATMFFLDPAGNALEFKAFADISQLFAK
- a CDS encoding sensor histidine kinase, which produces MSDQSQAVQNERTEKMSEAMIEKLRTVPILSSLKEDELLCLDEVQEIHIHPGDIIARQGEAAHFFWILLEGELRLVQKLADGNEATLANIPAGSAFGEVPLLANIPNIANLQAVAPSHLLQFGEEQFWHLMTSCPDVRKAILGNMANRFLKLQGATVQQEKMASLGTLAAGLMHELNNPGAAARRAASQLRENLMRMHELSAKFSKTAMTAEQKECMFDLQERALSSKPQAVMNSLEQSDAEEALAEWMEAANLPNAWKMAPTLVSAGLNSTQLECARTQFPGETFSDALSWLDALVSSMQLVGTIEESIGRVSDLVMAVKSYAYEGKGKLQSVDINNSIHATLVILGHKLREKEVTLEKDLTPDLPLLHSECSGLNQIWTNLLDNAIDAIPQRGRISIRTWAEKTLSAGKDQTYLCIRISDNGSGIPLESQTQIFDTFYTTKPVGVGTGLGLGIVHRIVEQYGGTIHFTSMPGDTEFVVRLPANT
- a CDS encoding response regulator translates to MPKPILLAIDDDISVLEAVVQDLRRNYGQDYRIVRAASGAAALDICRQLKERNDIVALFLSDQRMPGMTGVDFLQHALTIYPDAKRVLLTAYADTEAAIRAINSAKIHYYLNKPWDPPEEKLYPVLDDLLEAWKQGYKPPFEGIRVIGVRWSPMDHEIRDFLSRNRIPYQSLNPEQNPDALALLKEKGIDDAKLPVVLFGDGTALVQPSITELANKVGIPTQAQQKFYDVVVIGAGPAGLAAGVYGASEGLRTLIVEPNAPGGQAGSSSKIENYLGFPSGLSGDELAKRAFLQASRLGAEFLLQRVTCIRSENQYQIVQMKDGSEITCHVCLLATGVAYCMLDVPGADKFSGAGVYYGAALTEAMACANETVYIVGGANSAGQAAMHFARYAAKVHMLIRGDSLEKSMSKYLIDQIGATPNIVVETCTEVTAMNGNSHLETLTLKTPTGQEERSTSSLFIFIGAAPKTDWLPKELVCDSKGFVLAGPDLKAKAPGAWKLDRDPYLLETSVPGIFVAGDVRYNSVKRCASAVGEGSIAIQFVHQYLATL
- the pruA gene encoding L-glutamate gamma-semialdehyde dehydrogenase; the encoded protein is MATLELTPSIPVRTAQTPFTNEPFIDFADPENKRAMQAALLDVESHLNHEYDLIIGGRRLKTKEKIVSTNPARPSQVIGIHQRAEAEHAEEAIQAAQAAFATWSRTPLAERAALLFRAADLIRERKFEFCAWLTLEVGKNWAEADADVGETIDFLEFYGREALRLDQATTPIQFPGERNQLRYIPLGIGAVIPPWNFPFAIMAGMTAASIVCGNTVILKPSVDAPTIAARFMSLLEEVGLPDGVVNLCVGEGPGFGSEVVAHPQTRFIAFTGSKAVGLEIHERAAKTQPGQVFIKRTILEMGGKDSIIVDGDCDVDAAIEGVVASAFGFNGQKCSACSRAIVDAAIYDIFCDRLQARVATIKTGDPAENVYTGPVISERSYKKVLGYIEIGKSEGRLLNGGHAIETPDGGYYIAPTVIADVAPTARIAQEEIFGPVLAVIKSTSFDEALAIANNTEYGLTGAIYSSSREKLDRAREEFHVGNLYLNRKCTGAMVGAHPFGGFNMSGTDSKAGGPDYLLLFTQAKSIAEKVGMASPAQEKQSDLMGM
- a CDS encoding response regulator transcription factor gives rise to the protein MLITKALAANAKVVRIADIVVEAPLSADEGIGGANDPAAGDKIAMNRLILADNQAIFRAGAARVLALEDDMRIVAQCEDLTKLSSSVEGFRGAIVLVASSLRPDLSRLVAQARGLGSKVILITENTEHVPDEIGTQLDGVVCRSVAGTDLVDSVRRVARGQRFVQRVNVTTMQATDSVGTRVRDRLTPKEMQIVALIAQGCKNKEIALQLGTKEQVIKNYLRGIYDKTGVSDRLELALFTIHHRVLAEAAAKAGNLIQMKTA